Within the Miscanthus floridulus cultivar M001 chromosome 2, ASM1932011v1, whole genome shotgun sequence genome, the region CCATCAGCTTCTTGCGCCCCACCGCGGAGTCGCCGTCCGCTACCGCCTGCACCAGCCATCATCCACCATTAACAACCGTTAACACAATACCGCATATGGATCTCTGCGCGCATGCAGTAAGTACACGTCTACTGCTACAAATACAGCAAGTCAAGAACACAAGAGACTGTTGGTTGCAGAAGAAGGTGCGGATCCAGAGCATGCAGAGGACACGTCCAAGATGGTAAGTATGGCTCGTGGAGTGCAGAAAGTGCAGCACACATGACACCACACATGATAGAGCAGTGGCCAATTGCTTGTCTTTTTGGATGCAGTTTTTCTCAAAAAGACAAGAACAGATGAAACAAAAAGCCTCAAgtggagaaaaaaaaacattgcaaGCCTCACGGGGAGGAAATAAATCGTTGCAGCCTGCAGGATAAAAGAATGGGGCCCGGCGTTTCCAGAAGAGCAGATCAGGAATCGGGATTCAGGATCAGGGTGGTAGTTGGTGAGTGGCGGCATACTGAGGCCTTGtttatttctaaaaaaaaatttcaaaaagtgctacagtagctattacatcgaatcttgcgatatgtacatggagcattaaatgtagacaaaaaaaaattaattgcatagtttggttgaaaattacgagacgaatattttgagtctaattagtctatgattgaatactaattgtcaaataaaaacgaaagtactacggtAACCAAAATCCTAAACTTCACCCAGCCCTGACATGCACGGTGCTTGTGCAGtccgtttctctctctctctctagataaTCAGATCCAATCATGCATGTGATATGGTTGTGCCAGTAGATATGCCTTGTTTTATTCAGGCATTAATTACAATGATTAAATTGGAGAGGAGATACAGATACTGCCCGTAGCTTGAACAAATTGCTGCAGTGCATGTATCATTAAAACCCTAAGGAGTAAAGAGGAGTaattaagagcaagtataatggCCCCATTTGACAGGCAGAATTTTGGCTAAAACTGACTGAAAACGttgttctggttgaattgttgcgagagaaaaacactgttccggctgaaaaaagaagccgaacaaaccgaatatggggtaaaccgAACGGGCCAATAAGAGGCTGCAAGCAGGCTAAATGCTGAGATGGAGGAGAGAGGGaatgagagagaggagaagcgggttgTAAGCTTATAACCGACTTAGACACAAGAATCAAGAAACTCTGTGAGACATAAAAAGTGAgccatgtattaatagtgaagacTATAACTACTGTATGAGTGGGCTGATATAGTAGGTCCTATTTGATGATAGCTAGCAACTAAAATTTTAGCAGGTTCAAATCAAAACAAGCCATCAACTAATAGATGTGCTACCCACTAGCCAAAATTAGCAAGGTTTCATTAGTGTACTAAACCTTAGTCATCTAACTAAAGTTTAGTTCTAAGTCACCCAAATACGTGGACTAATTTGTAGCcaaactagttgttagccctttttatatatatatatatatatatatatatatatatatatatatgacaaacACAATTAGTAAGCTATGGCCTAAGGATGAGGATACACAATGCACTTGCCACATGTGCCCAGCAAAATGACAAACACAATTAGTAAGCTATGGCCTAAGGATGAGGATACACAATGCACTTGCCACATGTGCCCAGCAAAATGCTTATGCTGTTGTCTTACCTGAGCCTGCCACCTGGGGAAAGCAGTCTTGAAGTCAGGCAAATAATTGACTCCTGGCCAGCTTTGTCCATTTGGTGTACCTAATACCCTTCAACAGTGACCATGATACAAACAAAATCAGATAGTCTAAAATATGCTAATACAAAATAAGAAACTTAATGCCAGCACAATCATAGAACCTGAATATCTTAAACAGTTCGTCGATCTCAGAATCACCAGGGAATAGTGGCTTTTGGTTCACCATTTCCGCAAAGATACAGCCCACAGACCATACATCAACTGGTGTCGAATACTGTTTCGCTCCAAGCAGAATTTCTGGAGCTCTGTACCATAATGTCACTACCTGAAAAATACTTCCATAGATATGTATTGTGAGTTAATGTGACTAGAATAGACAACAAAAAGTTACGTTATATATGGGTATAAAATCACAGGGATCCATAATTTGGCATCCCTCACAATATTTTTTCCCTAACAGGACAATTCAAACTCCCTTTCTCGAGTTAGAGCATAACAAATGTACCTCATGAGTGAATGTACGGACAGGAATTCCAAATGCCCTGGATAAACCAAAGTCTGCAAGCTTCAGTGTATTAGTACGCCGATCTATCAATAAGTTCTGAGGTTTCAAATCTCGATGAAGAAATCTATGAGAATGGCAGTAAGCAACACCACGGAGTATCTGGTAGAGGTATGACTGCAGAAAGAAGACAATAGTCACATTTCAAAATGCATCCACAAGCATCTCATTCATTTTCTGCTTACGCGATAAAATGAAAATGAGGAAAGGGAAATAAATAAATAGGATGAAAAAACTTCTAGTTACGTTAGTCTTGTTCACTATATAACACACTCCAACCAAGTAAGTAGTAATCTGTTGTGCCACATTGAATACAGTGCAATGTATAATGGGATCAGCTAACTCCTAAAAACATGTTAGAGAACTAGTGGAAGCACATGCAGTACCAGTACTGAGTTAATAGTACACAAAAATAGCGGGCATTGGAGCAGAGGCACGGTGGCACCCACACGAGAATCCCACAGTTCTGGTATGGTCACGCTACATTACCAGTCACTTTACAGCAAAGAATCGACAATAGCAGTGAACACATCTGGCATTCACAGGAGTTACTGTGGAGAAAAAGTTGATCTAAAGTCACTAGGATAGTGTGTCTGTTTACTTGAGGAGATAAAACCATGTGCTATGTAGAGCCCAAGATAACCTTATAAGGAAATATGCAGTGCATGGGGTCACAAATAAACAGGTCCTACCATGTTACTGAGAGGCATTAGAGGCTATGTGAATGAAAACTCCAAACTCACTGCAATAATGTAAGTTGAAGGTATTTCCAAAGTTAGGAATATAAATACGTCCAAACAGCAGGTGCGAGTCTCTCCCCCCTCCCCAGGATAAAAACAATGTTTACAGTGCCACAAGTTCTATACCAAAGAGGTACATGAGGAAATGTAAACATGGATCCTTCTTCCTAAGTCAAACATCCTGGTTTACGTTACTACAAAGACAAGCCTAGTAAGTAGAAAAAGTCAAAATAAGCACTTTTCTCCTACCGTATCAAGACACAGTAACGCTCGACGAGAGAAGACAACAGGCAAATACGGCATATATCGAGCTCAACTGATGATGTGGGACCCATCTCTGTCTTCTATCTAAATTCTAGCGCATCAGACGGGGACAGAAAAGGTTTTACATGCAACAGGAAGACACTAGATCGGCCTCTACTCTACAACCTTGAGCTGTTCTTTAGTTAGATTACTTTTCAGTTCCACATTGCCATTGTTCCGTTGCAAGTTCAATTCCAAGAATAGCATAACAAGTTGTGCTAGCATATACCAAATCAGTAATCAATAAATGCATGAGCCAACTTCGAGTTTATCTATATGCGGAACTGAACAGAAGCAAGGTGTAGACTCGCAATTAGAAACTATCATATTCTGCGCTTCTCACCTTAATCAAAGTGGGATTCTTAGCAAACTCCGGGCAATTGTCCATGAACTTCTTCAGGTCCAGATCCAGGAACTCGAAGACAAGATATATGCGCTTCTCGCTGTGGATAACATCATGTAACCTGCACGCAGAAGAGTAAAGCTTCTCAGCGTACCAACACTACAGGCCATCACACCATCAAATGCTACCGCTTTACTTCACTGGACACACACCAACACCATCATTTCCACCGATGAACGAACCCCATCCTAAAACGACACCTACCCACTGTTGCATAAAACCACCAAAGCTAAACTGGAGGCACTGCCCACTTGGACCGACCAACGAATCGATCGATCACGGATGCGTTGGTCGATCGATCGATCCTGAATCCGTCGTAGTAACAACTAGAACAGGGCAATGCAAAATGGGAAATTTAATGGAGGAGGGAGGACAGCGCAGGCGCAGCGGACCTGACGATGTTGTCGTGGTTCATCTCCTTGAGGAGAGAGATCTCGCGGATGGCGGTGGACGGGACGCCCTCGTCCTCCTGCTCGAGGCGGATCTTCTTGAGCGCGATCGTCTCGTTGGTGGCCTTGTCCAGCCCCTTGTACACCACCCCGTACGTGCCCTCCCCGATCTTCTCCTGCTTCTCGTACTGCAGCCAGCACGCACGCACGCGAACAGCCGAACACGCTCAATCAGAGAAACCAAATCAAAACCCTCGAGTCCGAATCGGGCCAGATCGCTCGCTTACCTGCTCCATTGCGTCCCCCaatgcggcgacggcgacggcgacggctgcGGGTGCGGAACGAACCAACTGGCGAGGAAGCGGGAGGGGGTTGGGGGAGAAATGGAAGGGGAttaggaggagagggagaggaggtggGGAAAGGCGGCGGCGGGCGAAGCTGCAGCTGCCATAGGGGACGCCTCTCCGCCGGGGCTGCTGGG harbors:
- the LOC136535800 gene encoding cell division control protein 2 homolog isoform X2, encoding MEQYEKQEKIGEGTYGVVYKGLDKATNETIALKKIRLEQEDEGVPSTAIREISLLKEMNHDNIVRLHDVIHSEKRIYLVFEFLDLDLKKFMDNCPEFAKNPTLIKSYLYQILRGVAYCHSHRFLHRDLKPQNLLIDRRTNTLKLADFGLSRAFGIPVRTFTHEVVTLWYRAPEILLGAKQYSTPVDVWSVGCIFAEMVNQKPLFPGDSEIDELFKIFRVLGTPNGQSWPGVNYLPDFKTAFPRWQAQDLATIVPNLEPAGLDLLSKMLRYEPSKRITARQALEHEYFRDLEMVQ